From one Lotus japonicus ecotype B-129 chromosome 3, LjGifu_v1.2 genomic stretch:
- the LOC130743726 gene encoding signal peptidase complex subunit 3A-like produces MTLNISEDLQSLFSWNTKQVFVFIAAECETPKHSLNQISLWDGIIPSKKHAKFWIHTSNKYHFIDQGSNLCGKEFNLTVHWHVMPKTGKMLADKIVMPEEYR; encoded by the coding sequence ATGACATTGAATATATCAGAAGATTTGCAGTCTCTTTTCTCGTGGAACACAAAACAGGTTTTTGTATTTATAGCTGCTGAATGTGAAACTCCAAAACATTCCTTGAATCAGATATCCTTGTGGGATGGTATCATTCCCTCTAAAAAGCATGCCAAGTTTTGGATCCACACATCAAATAAGTACCACTTCATTGATCAGGGAAGCAATTTGTGTGGTAAAGAATTCAACTTGACTGTGCACTGGCATGTTATGCCAAAGACTGGCAAAATGTTAGCAGATAAAATAGTCATGCCTGAGGAATATAGATGA